The Streptomyces sp. SS1-1 genome has a segment encoding these proteins:
- a CDS encoding serine/threonine-protein kinase: protein MQGQLVSGRYRLTEAIGSGGMGRVWRAHDEVLHRAVAIKELTAALYVSESDQERLLARTRAEARAAARINHSAVVTVHDVLEHDGRPWIVMELIEGRSLADAVKEEGRVEPAEAARVGLWVLRALRAAHTAGVLHRDIKPGNVLLAEDGRVLLTDFGIAQIEGDTTITRTGEVVGSVDYLAPERIRGHDPGPASDLWALGATLFTAVEGRSPFRRTSPLSTMQAVVEEDAGEPRHAGPLGPVIAALLRKDPDTRPDAAEAEQLLAEAAEGRRPSGAQAYVPTQLNRYEPEARSAPGQAGVHSATPYPPTTGPTAFGPPVGHPVGTVPPAPAPRRRRLRSVALVVALAALIGGGTAVALQKWGPGGGGSSVSSTPPSTPATKESATEEAEADVSGVPSSWNRVDDPLGFSLYLPEGWKRKVVGEEVDGLQQVDYSPDGGEHFVRISVDVSPDFATAHDHFVDLEEQVKGRLIGYRFLSLKENQYRDRAGSVWEYTWDAQPKDTPFPGPRRAIDQGYIDRDGTEYAIYMSAPQKDWAEARAQFSAVLRGWRTG from the coding sequence ATGCAGGGCCAGCTCGTCTCGGGCCGCTACCGGCTCACCGAGGCCATCGGCAGCGGCGGTATGGGCCGCGTCTGGCGTGCGCACGATGAAGTGCTCCACCGGGCCGTGGCGATCAAGGAACTCACCGCCGCGCTCTACGTCTCCGAGAGCGACCAGGAGCGTCTCCTCGCCCGGACACGGGCCGAGGCGCGGGCCGCCGCGCGCATCAACCACTCCGCCGTGGTCACCGTGCACGACGTCCTGGAGCACGACGGGCGCCCCTGGATCGTGATGGAGCTGATCGAGGGCCGATCCCTGGCCGACGCGGTCAAGGAGGAGGGGCGCGTCGAGCCCGCCGAGGCCGCCCGGGTCGGCCTGTGGGTGCTGCGGGCGCTGCGGGCCGCGCACACCGCCGGCGTACTGCACCGCGACATCAAGCCCGGCAACGTCCTGCTCGCCGAGGACGGCCGGGTCCTGCTCACCGACTTCGGCATCGCCCAGATCGAGGGCGACACGACGATCACCCGCACCGGGGAGGTCGTCGGCTCCGTCGACTATCTGGCCCCCGAGCGCATCCGCGGGCACGACCCGGGTCCCGCGTCCGACCTGTGGGCGCTCGGGGCCACGCTCTTCACGGCGGTCGAGGGCCGCTCGCCCTTCCGCCGCACCTCTCCGCTGAGCACGATGCAGGCGGTCGTCGAGGAGGACGCGGGGGAGCCGCGGCACGCCGGGCCGCTGGGCCCCGTGATCGCCGCCCTGCTGCGCAAGGACCCGGACACCCGGCCCGACGCCGCCGAGGCGGAGCAGCTGCTGGCCGAGGCGGCCGAGGGCCGCAGGCCCAGCGGGGCGCAGGCCTATGTGCCCACCCAGCTGAACCGGTACGAGCCGGAGGCGCGCTCCGCCCCCGGCCAGGCCGGCGTCCACAGCGCCACGCCGTACCCCCCGACGACCGGGCCGACGGCGTTCGGCCCGCCCGTCGGGCACCCCGTCGGAACCGTGCCGCCCGCCCCCGCGCCCCGGCGGCGCCGGCTGCGCTCGGTCGCCCTGGTCGTGGCCCTGGCCGCCCTCATCGGCGGGGGGACGGCCGTGGCCCTGCAGAAGTGGGGCCCCGGCGGCGGCGGTTCGTCCGTCTCTTCCACGCCCCCGTCCACGCCCGCCACGAAGGAATCGGCCACCGAGGAGGCGGAGGCGGACGTCAGCGGTGTGCCGTCCTCCTGGAACCGCGTCGACGACCCCCTGGGCTTCAGCCTGTATCTGCCCGAGGGCTGGAAGCGCAAGGTGGTCGGCGAGGAGGTCGACGGACTCCAGCAGGTCGACTACTCGCCGGACGGCGGCGAGCACTTCGTGCGGATCTCCGTCGACGTCTCCCCCGACTTCGCGACCGCCCACGACCATTTCGTCGACCTGGAGGAGCAGGTCAAGGGGCGGCTCATCGGCTACAGGTTCCTGTCGCTCAAGGAGAACCAGTACCGCGACCGCGCGGGCTCCGTGTGGGAGTACACCTGGGACGCGCAGCCCAAGGACACGCCCTTCCCCGGGCCGCGCCGCGCCATCGACCAGGGGTACATCGACCGGGACGGCACCGAGTACGCGATCTACATGTCCGCGCCGCAGAAGGACTGGGCCGAGGCGCGCGCGCAGTTCTCGGCGGTGCTGCGGGGCTGGCGCACCGGCTGA
- a CDS encoding serine/threonine-protein kinase produces MGTEGANFRVIAGRYRLEAKVGRGGMGVVWQATDQLLGRRVAVKEIPVDETLTASEARRQRALWLREAQAVAQLRHPHVIVVHDVIEEHERPYIVMELIDGESLADRLAEHGPLDARETARVGADLLDALRAAHAAGVVHRDITPANVLVERGTERVVLTDFGIARVPGTGTLTESGSFVGSPEYTAPERMSGARTGPASDLWSVGALLCALLSGESPFRRDSLSGTVLAVVSEEVRPPERAAPILPVVQGLLERDPAARLDAAEAERMLREFLVTGEDLVPKRFSRRAERPWTTHKVAAAVVLAAVAAVAGASAAVLLADGGGGGHDVPTSSASPPAETAGTVAPPGGSTASDGSPSPGSPSADPSPSGTNRR; encoded by the coding sequence ATGGGGACCGAGGGGGCCAACTTCCGTGTGATCGCGGGGCGTTACCGTCTCGAGGCGAAGGTCGGGCGGGGTGGCATGGGCGTCGTCTGGCAGGCGACCGACCAGTTGCTCGGGCGACGGGTCGCCGTGAAGGAGATCCCGGTCGACGAGACGCTCACCGCGTCCGAGGCACGGCGGCAGCGTGCGCTGTGGCTGCGCGAGGCGCAGGCGGTGGCGCAGCTGCGGCACCCGCACGTGATCGTCGTCCACGACGTGATCGAGGAGCACGAGCGCCCGTACATCGTCATGGAGCTGATCGACGGGGAGTCGCTCGCCGACCGGCTCGCCGAGCACGGCCCGCTGGACGCCCGGGAGACCGCCCGGGTGGGCGCCGACCTGCTGGACGCGCTGCGCGCCGCGCACGCCGCCGGGGTGGTGCACCGGGACATCACCCCGGCCAACGTGCTCGTGGAGCGCGGCACCGAGCGGGTCGTCCTCACCGACTTCGGCATCGCCCGGGTGCCCGGCACCGGCACGCTCACCGAGTCGGGGTCGTTCGTGGGGTCGCCCGAGTACACCGCGCCCGAGCGGATGTCGGGGGCGCGGACCGGTCCGGCCTCCGACCTGTGGTCGGTGGGGGCGCTGCTGTGCGCGCTGCTGAGCGGTGAGTCGCCGTTCCGGCGGGACTCGCTGAGCGGCACCGTGCTGGCCGTGGTCTCCGAGGAGGTACGGCCGCCCGAGCGGGCGGCGCCGATCCTGCCCGTCGTCCAGGGCCTGCTGGAGCGGGACCCGGCCGCCCGGCTGGACGCGGCGGAGGCGGAGCGGATGCTGCGGGAGTTCCTGGTGACCGGCGAGGATCTGGTGCCGAAACGGTTCAGCAGGCGGGCGGAGCGGCCGTGGACGACCCACAAGGTGGCGGCGGCCGTGGTGCTGGCCGCCGTGGCGGCGGTGGCCGGGGCGTCGGCGGCGGTGCTGCTGGCCGACGGGGGCGGCGGCGGACACGACGTGCCGACCAGCTCGGCGAGCCCGCCCGCGGAGACGGCCGGCACGGTGGCGCCGCCCGGCGGGTCCACCGCGTCCGACGGCTCCCCCTCGCCCGGGTCCCCGTCGGCCGACCCGTCCCCGTCCGGGACGAACCGGAGATAA
- a CDS encoding serine/threonine-protein kinase produces MSNNGGFPERPDEPTSFELRPPQPAPLAHVPHPDNPYATPAAPVPQQPAPAPAPATQAGPPGGPAPSAGPAASPPDPGTGRLIAGRYRLLAKLGHGGMGTVWRAKDETVDREVAVKEPRVPDHLPERERANAYERMRREARAAARLDHPAVVNVHDVAVVDGRPWIVMELVQGRSLGAVLQEGTLGARDAARIGLEVLGALEAAHAAGILHRDVKPDNVMLGRHDRVVLTDFGIAQIEGETNLTDTGGFVGSPEYIAPERVLGQRPGPASDLWSLGVVLYAATEGVSPFRRSNTPATLQSVLNAEPAAPAAARGPLAEAINGLLQKDPSRRPDAARTRALLEKAADPPQPAPTQPVRLPQSVRRGIVLGPKTLLGIAAAAVAAAVTAYLVIADPFAGSVPEGWKTREEKALGATLLVPDAYKRTGPEKTDDGHWVTYTDLSGAVWISLELEKKAEDTGNDIKGSAAAQMYDEDGDYRQSGDYRISMPQNPKTKPRETTYQGERSAENTLTYDTTDSQNPRPRELRLFYYRTSAGDMYKLSVAYPGKGDFTQRGREVAQTAIDHLEIDKL; encoded by the coding sequence ATGAGCAACAACGGGGGATTCCCAGAACGGCCCGACGAGCCGACGAGTTTTGAACTGCGGCCTCCGCAGCCGGCGCCGCTCGCCCATGTGCCGCACCCGGACAACCCGTACGCGACGCCCGCCGCGCCCGTGCCGCAGCAGCCGGCACCGGCACCGGCCCCGGCCACCCAGGCCGGCCCGCCCGGCGGACCCGCGCCCTCCGCCGGGCCCGCCGCGTCCCCGCCGGACCCCGGCACCGGCCGGCTCATCGCGGGCCGCTACCGGCTGCTCGCCAAGCTGGGGCACGGCGGCATGGGCACCGTCTGGCGCGCCAAGGACGAGACGGTGGACCGCGAGGTCGCCGTGAAGGAACCCCGCGTCCCGGACCACCTTCCCGAGCGGGAACGCGCCAACGCCTACGAGCGGATGCGCCGCGAGGCCCGCGCCGCCGCCCGGCTCGACCACCCCGCCGTCGTGAACGTGCACGACGTCGCCGTCGTGGACGGCCGGCCCTGGATCGTCATGGAACTGGTGCAGGGCCGCTCGCTCGGCGCCGTGTTGCAGGAGGGCACCCTCGGCGCCCGGGACGCGGCGCGGATCGGGCTGGAGGTGCTGGGCGCCCTGGAGGCCGCGCACGCGGCGGGCATCCTGCACCGGGACGTCAAGCCGGACAACGTCATGCTCGGGCGCCACGACCGGGTCGTGCTCACCGACTTCGGGATCGCCCAGATCGAGGGCGAGACCAATCTGACCGACACCGGCGGCTTCGTCGGCTCGCCGGAGTACATCGCGCCCGAGCGGGTCCTCGGCCAGCGCCCGGGACCCGCCAGCGACCTGTGGTCGCTCGGGGTCGTCCTGTACGCGGCGACGGAGGGCGTCTCGCCGTTCCGCCGCAGCAACACCCCGGCGACACTCCAGTCCGTCCTCAACGCGGAGCCCGCGGCGCCCGCCGCCGCGCGCGGCCCGCTCGCCGAGGCCATCAACGGCCTGCTCCAGAAGGACCCTTCGCGCCGCCCGGACGCCGCGCGGACCCGCGCCCTGCTGGAGAAGGCGGCCGACCCGCCGCAGCCGGCCCCCACCCAGCCCGTACGGCTCCCGCAGAGCGTACGGCGGGGGATCGTGCTCGGGCCGAAGACGCTGCTCGGGATCGCGGCGGCGGCCGTCGCGGCCGCGGTGACGGCGTACCTGGTGATCGCCGACCCGTTCGCCGGGTCGGTGCCGGAGGGCTGGAAGACGCGCGAGGAGAAGGCCCTCGGCGCGACGCTGCTCGTGCCGGACGCGTACAAGCGGACCGGCCCCGAGAAGACGGACGACGGCCACTGGGTCACGTACACCGACCTCAGCGGTGCCGTCTGGATCAGCCTGGAGCTGGAGAAGAAGGCCGAGGACACCGGCAACGACATCAAGGGGTCCGCCGCCGCCCAGATGTATGACGAGGACGGCGACTACCGGCAGAGCGGCGACTACCGGATCAGCATGCCGCAGAACCCGAAGACGAAGCCCAGGGAGACCACGTACCAGGGAGAGCGGTCCGCCGAGAACACGCTCACCTACGACACCACCGACAGTCAGAACCCCAGGCCGCGCGAACTGCGCCTCTTCTACTACCGGACGTCGGCCGGCGACATGTACAAGCTGTCCGTCGCCTACCCCGGCAAGGGCGACTTCACGCAGCGTGGACGCGAGGTGGCGCAGACCGCGATCGACCACCTGGAGATCGACAAGCTCTAA
- a CDS encoding succinic semialdehyde dehydrogenase, whose amino-acid sequence MTDAQAPAQTGTNPLAPAPEGARTAADVVTPELVAQLTKGVAGSGRTANHTPFTGEKLADLPESTPDDVREAFEAARAAQAVWEQVPVRRRADVLLRFHDLVLERQAEVLDLIQLETGKARLHAHEEVQAVAVAARHYGRKAPAYLKPKRHTGAIPTLTRVTELRHARGVVGQIAPWNYPLELSVGDALPAFVAGNAVVMKPDTETCLTALWARDLLIEAGLPADVFQVVLGEGPVVGPEVVKHADYVSFTGSTRTGREVAQSAAARLVGVSLELGGKNAMLVLDDADIEKAAAGAVRACFSSAGQLCISIERLFVHESVADAFLERFTARTKAMRLGRSLAYGADMGSLVGERQLETVTRHVEEAVAKGAKVVAGGVARPDIGPYFFEPTILDGVEAPMAVCTEETFGPVVSLYRFSSDDEAIERANSTPYGLNASVWTKDGRRGRAVAARLRTGTVNVNEGYAPAYGSVQSPMGGMKDSGLGRRHGSEGILKYTEAQTVAHQRLLPMAPSLGMDDETYARFMSRSLRVMKAFRFR is encoded by the coding sequence ATGACGGACGCGCAGGCCCCGGCCCAGACCGGCACGAACCCCCTCGCCCCCGCCCCGGAGGGCGCCCGTACCGCGGCCGACGTGGTCACGCCCGAGCTGGTCGCCCAGCTCACCAAGGGCGTGGCCGGGTCCGGCCGTACCGCCAACCACACGCCGTTCACCGGCGAGAAGCTGGCCGACCTGCCCGAGTCGACGCCCGACGACGTCCGCGAGGCGTTCGAGGCGGCCCGCGCGGCCCAGGCCGTCTGGGAGCAGGTCCCCGTGCGCCGGCGAGCCGACGTGCTGCTGCGCTTCCACGACCTGGTGCTGGAACGGCAGGCGGAGGTGCTGGACCTCATCCAGCTGGAGACCGGCAAGGCCCGGCTGCACGCGCACGAGGAGGTGCAGGCCGTCGCCGTCGCGGCCCGCCACTACGGCCGCAAGGCCCCCGCCTACCTCAAGCCCAAGCGGCACACCGGTGCCATCCCCACGCTCACCCGCGTCACCGAACTGCGCCACGCGCGCGGGGTCGTGGGCCAGATCGCCCCCTGGAACTATCCGCTGGAGCTGTCCGTCGGCGACGCGCTCCCCGCGTTCGTGGCGGGCAACGCGGTCGTCATGAAGCCGGACACCGAGACCTGCCTGACCGCGCTGTGGGCACGGGACCTGCTGATCGAGGCCGGCCTGCCCGCCGACGTCTTCCAGGTCGTGCTCGGCGAGGGCCCCGTCGTCGGCCCCGAGGTCGTCAAGCACGCCGACTACGTCTCCTTCACCGGCTCCACCCGCACCGGCCGCGAGGTCGCGCAGAGCGCCGCCGCCCGCCTGGTCGGCGTCTCGCTCGAACTCGGCGGCAAGAACGCCATGCTGGTCCTGGACGACGCCGACATCGAGAAGGCCGCCGCGGGCGCCGTCCGCGCCTGCTTCTCCTCCGCCGGCCAGCTCTGCATCTCCATCGAGCGGCTGTTCGTCCACGAGTCCGTCGCCGACGCCTTCCTGGAGCGCTTCACCGCCCGCACCAAGGCGATGCGGCTCGGCCGGTCCCTCGCCTACGGCGCCGACATGGGCTCCCTGGTCGGCGAGCGCCAACTGGAGACGGTCACCCGGCATGTGGAGGAGGCCGTCGCCAAGGGCGCGAAGGTCGTCGCCGGCGGGGTGGCCCGCCCCGACATCGGCCCGTACTTCTTCGAGCCGACCATCCTCGACGGCGTCGAGGCCCCCATGGCCGTCTGCACCGAGGAGACGTTCGGCCCGGTCGTCTCCCTCTACCGCTTCTCCAGCGACGACGAGGCCATCGAGCGGGCCAACTCCACGCCGTACGGGCTCAACGCCTCGGTGTGGACGAAGGACGGGCGCCGGGGCCGGGCGGTCGCGGCCCGGCTGCGCACCGGCACCGTGAACGTCAACGAGGGCTACGCCCCCGCCTACGGCAGCGTCCAGTCGCCGATGGGCGGCATGAAGGACTCCGGCCTCGGCCGCCGCCACGGCTCCGAGGGCATCCTCAAGTACACGGAGGCCCAGACGGTCGCCCACCAGCGGCTGCTGCCGATGGCGCCCTCGCTGGGCATGGACGACGAGACGTACGCGCGGTTCATGAGCCGGAGCCTGCGGGTGATGAAGGCGTTCCGTTTCCGCTAG
- a CDS encoding GMC oxidoreductase — translation MSQENSAPAQDDGSGYDYDVIVVGSGFGGSVTALRLTEKGYRVGVLEAGRRWTRQTLPKNSWDLKNYLWAPKLGMYGIQRIHLLGNVMVLAGAGVGGGSLNYANTLYIPPKPFFEDPQWRDITDWEQELKPYYDQAQRMLGVRLNPTMTPSDVHLKAAAEKMGVGDTFHMAPVGVFFGDGKDAEGTAKARPGEEVADPYFGGTGPSRRACTECGECMTGCRHGAKNTLNENYLYLAEKAGAVVHPLTTVVSVTDDSQGGYAIATVPTDRRKKGEGRLFKARRVVIAAGTYGTQTLLHRMKAGGQLPHLSAKLGELTRTNSEALVGAQTDSRRYRKLTGAPKVDFTRGVAITSSIHPDENTHIEPVRYGKGSNSMGGLSILQVPYAEGRSRVGAWLANAARHPLLVLRSLSNRRWSERTIIGLVMQSLDNSLTTYLKPDGVGKGLLTARQGHGAPNPKQIKAASEAASVIAADINGFPGSNVGELMGTPLTAHFLGGCPIGDSPETGVIDPYHRLYGHPGISVVDGAAVSANLGVNPSLTITAQAERAMSFWPNKGEADPRPAQGAAYERLKPVEPQAPVVPAEAFGALKLPFLGMPAVPPKK, via the coding sequence GTGTCACAGGAGAACTCCGCCCCCGCGCAGGACGACGGTTCCGGGTACGACTACGACGTCATCGTCGTCGGGTCCGGGTTCGGCGGCTCGGTCACGGCGCTGCGCCTGACCGAGAAGGGCTACCGCGTCGGCGTCCTGGAGGCCGGCCGCCGCTGGACCCGTCAGACCCTGCCCAAGAACTCCTGGGACCTGAAGAACTACCTCTGGGCCCCCAAGCTCGGCATGTACGGCATCCAGCGCATCCATCTGCTCGGCAACGTGATGGTGCTGGCGGGCGCGGGCGTCGGCGGCGGCTCCCTCAACTACGCCAACACGCTGTACATCCCGCCGAAGCCGTTCTTCGAGGACCCCCAGTGGCGTGACATCACGGACTGGGAGCAGGAGCTGAAGCCGTACTACGACCAGGCCCAGCGCATGCTCGGCGTCCGGCTGAACCCGACGATGACCCCCTCCGACGTGCACCTCAAGGCGGCCGCCGAGAAGATGGGCGTCGGCGACACCTTCCACATGGCGCCGGTCGGCGTGTTCTTCGGCGACGGCAAGGACGCCGAGGGCACGGCGAAGGCACGCCCCGGCGAGGAGGTCGCCGACCCGTACTTCGGCGGCACGGGACCGTCCCGGCGGGCCTGCACGGAGTGCGGCGAGTGCATGACGGGCTGCCGGCACGGCGCGAAGAACACCCTCAACGAGAACTACCTGTACCTGGCCGAGAAGGCGGGCGCGGTCGTGCACCCGCTGACCACGGTCGTCTCGGTCACCGACGACTCCCAGGGCGGCTACGCGATCGCCACCGTGCCGACCGACCGGCGGAAGAAGGGCGAGGGGCGGCTGTTCAAGGCCCGCCGGGTCGTCATCGCGGCCGGCACCTACGGCACACAGACCCTGCTGCACCGCATGAAGGCCGGCGGCCAGCTGCCGCACCTCTCCGCCAAGCTCGGCGAGCTGACCCGCACCAACTCCGAGGCGCTGGTGGGCGCGCAGACCGACAGCCGGCGCTACCGCAAGCTGACCGGCGCCCCCAAGGTCGACTTCACCCGGGGTGTCGCCATCACCTCGTCCATCCACCCGGACGAGAACACCCACATCGAACCGGTCCGCTACGGCAAGGGCTCCAACTCGATGGGCGGCCTGTCCATCCTCCAGGTCCCCTACGCCGAGGGCAGGTCCCGCGTCGGCGCCTGGCTGGCCAACGCGGCCCGGCACCCGCTGCTGGTGCTGCGCTCGCTGTCCAACCGGCGCTGGTCGGAGCGGACCATCATCGGGCTCGTGATGCAGTCGCTGGACAACTCGCTGACGACGTATCTGAAGCCGGACGGCGTGGGCAAGGGGCTGCTGACCGCGCGGCAGGGCCATGGCGCCCCCAACCCCAAGCAGATCAAGGCCGCTTCGGAGGCCGCCTCCGTCATCGCCGCCGACATCAACGGCTTCCCCGGCTCCAATGTCGGCGAGCTGATGGGCACCCCGCTCACCGCGCACTTCCTCGGCGGCTGCCCGATCGGGGACTCCCCGGAGACCGGTGTGATCGACCCGTACCACCGGCTGTACGGGCACCCCGGGATCTCGGTCGTCGACGGGGCGGCGGTCTCCGCCAACCTGGGCGTGAACCCGTCGCTGACGATCACCGCGCAGGCCGAGCGGGCCATGTCCTTCTGGCCCAACAAGGGCGAGGCGGACCCGCGTCCGGCGCAGGGCGCGGCCTACGAGCGGCTGAAGCCGGTCGAGCCGCAGGCGCCGGTGGTGCCGGCGGAGGCGTTCGGCGCGCTGAAGCTGCCGTTCCTGGGGATGCCGGCGGTGCCGCCGAAGAAGTAG
- a CDS encoding LPXTG cell wall anchor domain-containing protein, with product MKLRRALAAAATTAVIAPIALLSAPAAFATDETTAPATSETTPAAGDTTPPADEETTTPADEETTAPADDETTAPDDETTAPDDSTTAPAPSTSATDSASPSPSTSSPEETEEPDPEESVCEDTKVDVSISGLPGKISAGSGWHKFSLSVLNTSDSTLEDLDFFAGASSDADGMDLFKSKQVEIQAWDPEDEVWVTLDEDGYAVGYVGYTDELKPDYVVDIPMRVNVKSSAPAGAGFTLGATIYGDTDGDCVGFGDVAYKYQIVAAGTDTDGTKPQEGGKAPVTDEKPGSDTPQVTGSLAETGSSSQLPVIGTVGGVAILAGAGVMFAMKRRRSGAEA from the coding sequence ATGAAGCTTCGCCGTGCCCTGGCCGCCGCAGCGACGACGGCGGTCATAGCACCGATCGCCCTGCTGTCCGCGCCGGCCGCGTTCGCCACGGACGAGACCACCGCCCCGGCCACCTCGGAGACCACGCCGGCCGCCGGCGACACGACGCCTCCGGCCGACGAGGAGACGACGACTCCGGCGGACGAGGAGACGACGGCCCCGGCCGACGACGAGACGACCGCTCCCGACGACGAGACGACGGCTCCCGACGACAGCACCACCGCTCCGGCGCCGAGCACCTCGGCCACCGACTCCGCGAGCCCGTCGCCGAGCACCTCCAGCCCCGAGGAGACGGAGGAGCCCGACCCCGAGGAGTCCGTCTGTGAGGACACCAAGGTCGACGTCAGCATCTCGGGTCTGCCGGGCAAGATCAGCGCGGGCAGCGGCTGGCACAAGTTCTCGCTGAGCGTGCTCAACACCTCGGACTCCACGCTCGAGGACCTCGACTTCTTCGCCGGGGCGTCGTCCGACGCGGACGGCATGGACCTGTTCAAGAGCAAGCAGGTCGAGATCCAGGCCTGGGACCCCGAGGACGAGGTCTGGGTGACCCTCGACGAGGACGGCTACGCCGTCGGCTACGTCGGTTACACGGACGAGCTCAAGCCCGACTACGTGGTCGACATCCCGATGCGGGTCAACGTGAAGTCCAGCGCCCCCGCGGGTGCCGGCTTCACGCTCGGCGCCACCATCTACGGCGACACCGACGGCGACTGCGTCGGCTTCGGCGACGTCGCGTACAAGTACCAGATCGTGGCCGCCGGCACGGACACGGACGGCACGAAGCCGCAGGAAGGCGGCAAGGCCCCCGTCACGGACGAGAAGCCGGGCAGCGACACCCCGCAGGTCACCGGCAGCCTCGCCGAGACCGGGTCCAGCTCTCAGCTGCCCGTCATCGGCACGGTCGGCGGTGTCGCGATCCTCGCCGGTGCCGGCGTGATGTTCGCGATGAAGCGTCGTCGGAGCGGTGCCGAGGCCTGA
- a CDS encoding chorismate mutase: MTATHVTPTEVTGARTPEAADVITGARERIDALDDRIIGLIQERMAVSAVIQEARITSGGRRVNLSREMEILGHYSEALGKPGTALAMTLLELCRGRI; this comes from the coding sequence ATGACCGCCACGCACGTGACCCCCACCGAGGTGACCGGCGCCCGCACCCCCGAGGCCGCGGACGTGATCACCGGTGCCCGTGAACGCATCGACGCCCTGGACGACCGGATCATCGGGCTGATCCAGGAACGCATGGCCGTGTCGGCCGTCATCCAGGAGGCCCGGATCACCTCCGGCGGCCGGCGGGTGAACCTGTCCCGCGAGATGGAGATCCTCGGCCACTACAGCGAGGCGCTGGGCAAGCCGGGGACGGCCCTCGCGATGACGCTGCTCGAACTGTGTCGCGGTCGCATCTGA
- the guaA gene encoding glutamine-hydrolyzing GMP synthase — MSSANPAAAPDTVLVVDFGAQYAQLIARRVREARVYSEIVPSTMPVAEMLAKNPAAIILSGGPSSVYAEGAPRLDRELFEAGVPVFGMCYGFQLMAQVLGGTVDNTGAREYGRTDLRVSKPSSTLFEGTPAEQHVWMSHGDACSAAPEGFVVTASTGVVPVAAFENDDKKLYGVQYHPEVMHSTHGQQVLEHFLYRGAGLKPDWTTGNVIDEQVAAIREQVGDKRAICGLSGGVDSAVAAALVQKAIGSQLTCVYVDHGLMRKGETEQVEKDFVAATGVQLKVVDAEERFLKALAGVSDPEEKRKIIGREFIRVFEQAQLEIMQEDGPEVAFLVQGTLYPDIVESGGGTGTANIKSHHNVGGLPDDIEFELVEPLRQLFKDEVRMVGQELGLPEEIVQRQPFPGPGLGIRIVGEVTKERLDLLREADAIAREELTAAGLDRDIWQCPVVLLADVRSVGVQGDGRTYGHPIVLRPVSSEDAMTADWSRLPYDVLAKISTRITNEVKDVNRVVLDVTSKPPGTIEWE, encoded by the coding sequence GTGTCATCAGCGAACCCCGCCGCCGCCCCCGACACCGTCCTGGTCGTCGACTTCGGTGCGCAGTACGCCCAGCTCATCGCCCGTCGTGTCCGCGAGGCCCGGGTCTACAGCGAGATCGTGCCGAGCACCATGCCGGTCGCCGAGATGCTCGCCAAGAACCCGGCGGCGATCATCCTCTCCGGCGGCCCCTCGTCCGTGTACGCGGAGGGCGCCCCCCGCCTCGACCGTGAGCTGTTCGAGGCCGGTGTCCCGGTCTTCGGCATGTGCTACGGCTTCCAGCTGATGGCGCAGGTCCTCGGCGGCACCGTGGACAACACCGGCGCCCGCGAGTACGGCCGTACCGACCTGCGGGTCTCCAAGCCGTCCTCCACCCTCTTCGAGGGCACCCCGGCCGAGCAGCACGTGTGGATGTCCCACGGCGACGCCTGCTCCGCCGCCCCCGAGGGCTTCGTGGTGACGGCCTCCACCGGTGTCGTCCCGGTCGCCGCCTTCGAGAACGACGACAAGAAGCTCTACGGCGTCCAGTACCACCCCGAGGTCATGCACTCCACGCACGGCCAGCAGGTGCTGGAGCACTTCCTGTACCGGGGCGCCGGCCTGAAGCCCGACTGGACCACCGGCAACGTCATCGACGAGCAGGTCGCCGCGATCCGTGAGCAGGTCGGCGACAAGCGCGCCATCTGCGGCCTGTCCGGCGGCGTCGACTCCGCCGTGGCGGCGGCGCTGGTCCAGAAGGCCATCGGCTCCCAGCTGACCTGTGTCTACGTCGACCACGGCCTGATGCGCAAGGGCGAGACCGAGCAGGTCGAGAAGGACTTCGTCGCCGCGACCGGCGTGCAGCTGAAGGTCGTCGACGCCGAGGAGCGGTTCCTGAAGGCGCTCGCCGGGGTCTCCGACCCCGAGGAGAAGCGCAAGATCATCGGCCGCGAGTTCATCCGCGTCTTCGAGCAGGCGCAGCTGGAGATCATGCAGGAGGACGGCCCCGAGGTCGCGTTCCTCGTGCAGGGCACGCTCTACCCGGACATCGTCGAGTCCGGTGGCGGCACGGGCACGGCCAACATCAAGTCCCACCACAACGTGGGCGGGCTCCCGGACGACATCGAGTTCGAACTGGTCGAGCCGCTGCGCCAGCTGTTCAAGGACGAGGTCCGCATGGTCGGCCAGGAACTCGGCCTGCCGGAGGAGATCGTCCAGCGCCAGCCCTTCCCGGGCCCCGGCCTCGGCATCCGCATCGTCGGCGAGGTCACCAAGGAGCGCCTGGACCTGCTGCGCGAGGCCGACGCCATCGCCCGCGAGGAGCTGACCGCGGCCGGCCTCGACCGCGACATCTGGCAGTGCCCGGTCGTCCTGCTCGCGGACGTCCGCAGCGTCGGCGTCCAGGGCGACGGCCGCACCTACGGCCACCCGATCGTGCTGCGCCCGGTGTCCTCCGAGGACGCCATGACCGCCGACTGGTCGCGGCTGCCGTACGACGTCCTCGCGAAGATCTCCACGCGCATCACCAACGAGGTCAAGGACGTCAACCGCGTCGTCCTCGACGTCACCTCGAAGCCGCCGGGCACCATCGAGTGGGAGTGA